Proteins from a genomic interval of Rhodococcus rhodochrous:
- a CDS encoding type 1 glutamine amidotransferase domain-containing protein, with amino-acid sequence MNSADGARLSGLTVAILATNGVEEVELVEPRKALEDEGATVRLVSIEQGEIQAMEKDVNAAGKYTVDHLVSEVAPGDFDGLVLPGGTTNPDQLRQDDKAVSFVREFVTSGRPVGVICHGPWTLVEADVVRDRTLTSYPSVRTDIRNAGGNVVDQEVVVDRNLVSSRNPGDLPAFCKALVDLFAANPAS; translated from the coding sequence ATGAATTCCGCCGATGGGGCACGACTGTCCGGACTGACCGTCGCAATTCTCGCGACGAACGGAGTCGAGGAGGTCGAGCTCGTCGAGCCGCGTAAAGCTCTCGAGGACGAGGGCGCCACCGTCCGACTCGTCTCGATCGAGCAGGGCGAGATCCAGGCCATGGAGAAGGACGTCAACGCCGCAGGGAAGTACACCGTCGATCACCTCGTCTCGGAGGTAGCCCCCGGCGACTTCGACGGCCTGGTGCTTCCCGGTGGAACCACGAATCCCGATCAGCTGCGCCAGGACGACAAGGCCGTGTCGTTCGTGCGGGAGTTCGTCACCTCCGGGCGTCCGGTCGGGGTGATCTGTCACGGGCCGTGGACACTCGTCGAGGCCGACGTGGTGCGCGACCGCACCCTCACGTCGTACCCGAGCGTTCGTACCGATATCCGCAACGCCGGCGGAAATGTCGTCGATCAGGAGGTGGTCGTCGATCGCAACCTCGTCTCGAGCCGCAATCCCGGCGACCTGCCGGCATTCTGCAAGGCACTCGTCGACCTCTTCGCCGCGAACCCCGCGAGCTGA
- a CDS encoding alpha,alpha-trehalose-phosphate synthase (UDP-forming) produces MNETNSDDFVVVANRLPVDLETPTDGGPPVWRRSPGGLVTAMETVLRSSGGAWVGWPGTPDVTVEPFEEDGLSLYPVELSAQEVEEYYEGFSNDTLWPLYHDALIPPTFDRRWWRTYRAVNKRFAEAAARAAAPGATVWVHDYQLQLVPRMLRELRPDVTIGFFLHIPFPPTELFLQLPWRKAIVDGLLGADLVGFHLPGGAQNFVYLANRLFGLPAPRGTSSGGTIDLGDRQVRVDAYPISIDAAQLRERSGDKDIRERAAEIRRDLGDPEVMLLGVDRLDYTKGIDVRLEALYELFAEGTLDPEKVVMVQLATPSRERLTAYAQLRDQVEREVGRINGEFARLGSPVVHYLHASVDRDELLAMYAGADVMLVTPLRDGMNLVAKEYVACHGDGSGSLVLSEFAGAAAELRRALLVNPHDLEGVKRAIVEAIEEDPTERKRRMKTMHAHVMEHDVARWSRTFLEDLRATSGAHVAASES; encoded by the coding sequence ATGAACGAAACGAACTCCGACGATTTCGTCGTGGTCGCCAACCGTTTGCCGGTGGATCTGGAGACGCCGACCGACGGCGGTCCGCCGGTCTGGCGACGCAGCCCCGGCGGTCTGGTGACCGCCATGGAGACCGTCCTGAGGTCAAGCGGCGGTGCCTGGGTCGGTTGGCCCGGCACTCCCGACGTGACGGTCGAACCCTTCGAGGAGGACGGACTCTCGCTGTATCCGGTGGAGTTGTCCGCCCAGGAGGTCGAGGAGTACTACGAGGGTTTCTCGAACGACACCCTGTGGCCGCTCTATCACGACGCGCTCATCCCACCCACCTTCGATCGCCGCTGGTGGCGTACCTACCGCGCGGTCAACAAGCGATTCGCCGAGGCCGCGGCGCGCGCCGCCGCCCCCGGGGCGACGGTGTGGGTGCACGACTACCAGCTCCAGCTCGTTCCCCGGATGCTGCGCGAGCTCCGGCCCGACGTCACCATCGGCTTCTTCCTCCACATCCCCTTCCCGCCCACCGAGCTGTTCCTGCAGTTGCCGTGGCGGAAGGCGATCGTCGACGGTCTGCTCGGCGCCGATCTCGTCGGTTTCCATCTCCCCGGTGGGGCACAGAACTTCGTCTACCTCGCCAACCGGCTCTTCGGACTTCCGGCACCGCGCGGGACCTCGTCCGGTGGCACCATCGATCTCGGCGACCGGCAGGTCCGCGTCGACGCCTACCCGATCTCCATCGACGCCGCGCAGCTCCGGGAACGTTCCGGAGACAAGGACATTCGAGAGCGCGCTGCCGAGATCCGCAGGGATCTGGGCGATCCGGAGGTCATGCTGCTCGGCGTCGACCGTCTCGACTACACCAAGGGAATCGACGTACGCCTCGAGGCTCTGTACGAGCTGTTCGCCGAAGGCACCCTCGATCCAGAGAAGGTCGTGATGGTGCAGTTGGCCACGCCGAGTCGCGAGCGGTTGACGGCGTACGCACAACTCCGCGACCAGGTGGAGCGCGAAGTCGGCCGGATCAACGGCGAGTTCGCCCGCCTCGGTTCGCCCGTCGTCCACTACCTCCACGCCTCGGTCGACCGCGACGAACTCCTCGCGATGTACGCCGGCGCCGACGTCATGCTGGTCACTCCCCTGCGCGACGGCATGAACCTCGTCGCCAAGGAGTACGTCGCCTGCCACGGCGACGGCAGCGGTTCACTGGTGCTCAGCGAATTCGCCGGGGCGGCAGCGGAACTCCGTCGCGCCCTCCTCGTCAACCCGCACGATCTCGAAGGCGTCAAGCGCGCGATCGTAGAGGCGATCGAGGAGGACCCCACCGAACGGAAGAGGCGAATGAAGACCATGCACGCGCACGTCATGGAGCACGACGTCGCCCGCTGGTCGCGTACCTTCCTCGAGGACCTGCGGGCCACCTCGGGTGCGCACGTCGCGGCCTCCGAAAGCTAG